A region of the Paracoccus pantotrophus genome:
ACCATGACTCATCCAGTCGAAATTTCCTTTACGGCGACGGATGTCGCGGGGCTGGCCGAGCGGCCCGGCCGCATCGCCATCCTGGTGCCCAAGACCGGGCGGCTGCCCGCCGGCCTGCCGCGCGCCACGCGCGAGGCGGTGGGGCGGGCCTTCGCATCCGAGGCCTGGAAGGCGGTCAAGCCCGGCAAGGCGCTGGAGCTGGCCTTTCCCGCCGGGCTGAAGGCGGAATCGTTGCAGATCGTGCTGCTGCCGTCCGGCGCCGACGTGGCGACGTCGCGGGCGGCGGGTGCCAGCATCGGCGCCCGGCTGGGCAAGGCCGATACCCTGGTGCTGGCCGGCAACCATGCGCGCGCCGCCGAGGTGGCGCTGGGGCTGGCGCTGCGGGCCTATGACTTCTCGGCCTACAAGACGAAGAAATCCGGCAATGGCGCCGCCGCCGAGGGCGAGACCCCGGCCGAGCCCGCCGCGACCACCAGCCACACCGGCGCGCCCCAGGATGCGCGGCTCTCGGATGCGGCAGGCACCGACGAGCCGGCGTCCGGGCCGGCTCAGGGCGCCACGCCGCGCGGCCGGGTGATCTTCATGCACCAGGATCCCGAGGCGCTGGCCCGCGCGGCCACCGACGGCGCCGCCCTGGCCGAGGGCGTGTTCTTCACCCGCGACCTGGTGAACGAGCCCGCCAATGTGCTGACCACCAGCGATTTCGCCGACCGGCTGCTGGCCATGCGCGAGCTGGGCCTGGAGGTCGAGGTGCTGGAGGAGGATGAGCTGGCCAGGCTGGGCATGCGGGCGCTGCTGGCCGTGGGGCAGGGGTCCGAGAGCCCCTCCAAGGTCGTGGTCATGCGTTGGAACGGCGGCGGTGATGCCGCGCCGCTGGCGCTGGTCGGCAAGGGCGTGGTCTTCGACACCGGCGGCATCTCGATCAAGCCCGCCGCCGGCATGGAGGAGATGACCATGGACATGGGCGGTGCGGGCGTGGTCGCCGGCGTCATGCGGGTGCTGGCGCTGCGCCGGGCCAAGGCCAATGTCGTGGGTCTGGTTGGCCTGGTCGAGAACATGCCCGACGGCCGCGCCCAGCGTCCGGGCGACATCGTGCGCTCGATGAAGGGCGACACGATCGAGGTGATCAATACCGATGCCGAGGGCCGGCTCGTGCTGGCCGATGTGCTTTGGTATGCGCAGCAACGCTTCAAGCCCGCCGCCCTGGTCGATCTGGCGACGTTGACCGGCGCCGTCATCATCGCGCTGGGGCACGAGAATGCCGGGGTATTCTCGAATGACGACGCCTTCGCCACGGCGGTGCTGAATGCCGCCAAGGCCGAGGGCGAGGGCGCCTGGCGGCTGCCGCTGGGCCCGGCCTATGACAAGCTGATCGATTCGCGCCTGGCCGACATCAAGAACACCGGCGGGCGTGCCGCCGGCTCGATCACCGCGGCGCAGTTCCTGCAGCGTTTCGTGGGCGAGGGCATGCCCTGGGTGCATCTGGACATCGCCGGGGTGGCGCTGCCGCCCGCCGAGACCGGGCTGGCGCCCAAGGGGGCATCCGGCTGGGGCGTGATGACGCTGGACCGGCTGGTGCGCGACCGCTTCGAGAAGCAGGGCTGATGGGCTCGGCCCTGTTCTACCACCTGACGCGCTCGGGTCCGGCGCAGCTCTTGCCGATGCTGATCGGCAAGAGCCTGCAAGCGGGCTGGCGGGTCGAGCTGCGGGGCAGGGACCGGGCGCGGCAGGTGGTGCTGGACGAGAGGCTGTGGCTGGACGAGGGCTTCCTGCCGCATGGCCTGGCCGGCGGGCCGCATGACGCCCGCCAGCCGGTGCTGCTGACCGTCGAGGGCCAGGCGGCCGTCAATGCCCCGCGCTGCCTGATCGCGCTGGACGGGGCCGCGGTCTCGGGCGCGGAATGCCTGGCGCTGGAACGCGCCTGCATCGTCTTCGACGGCAATGATCCAGAGGCATTGGAACGCGCCCGGACGCAATGGCGGGCGCTGAAGGCCGAGGATATCGCTGCGGAATACTGGTCCGAGGCCGGCGGCCGCTGGGAGCGCAAGCAGTAGGGCGGGGCCGGAAGTTCCCGAACCCCTCGGCGGGTCATCGTCGCTGTCCCGCTTGCCCGGCCGCGGGTTCGAGGAACGGGGTGCAGGGGTGGGAAAGCATCCCCTCGATCTCGCCGCCACAAGGTCGCGCCAGAGAGAGGCGGCGGCCGCTTCCAATGGGCGCGATTCACGCGACGCGCCGGAAATCGCGGCGCTTCCTGCCGCAGAGGTCGTTGCAGAGCTCCGGGCGGCGTCCTGCCCCGGAACCGGCTCGAAAGCGGGTTTGCGGGCGGCCCCGCTTGCGCTTTCAGGCCGCCTGTCGGCAACCGCGCCACAGCGTCGGCAGGCTTGCGGGAATGACCCGGTAACTGCGGCCCGGCGCGCATCGACCGCACCGGCAGGCCCTGCAATGCAGGAACTTTCTGGGTCTGAGGGAATGGGATGGTGCTGCGAGAGAGGATTGAATTTTCGATTATAAAAGTAAAATCAATTAGTTACAAGAGGTTCCGGCACCGATTCTGGCACCAATTCTGGCACCGAATTGACGTTACGTCATGCCATGAGAAAGCCCCGGTCGCGGGTGCGCCGGGGCCTCGGTCGTCGTGGTGGATCAGACGGCTTTTTTCGCCTCTGCCATCAGTTCGCGAAGCAACATTTCTGCGACCTGTTCGGCCCGCAAGCCGCCTGCTTGGGTGGTCTTGGTCTTGCCGTCGATAGTGGCGACGGAAACAAGATTAGTATTCAGGTTGTGCTTGTAGATCGCTACCGGATCGCCATTGAAGGCAATAGCACCGCGTTCGACAGTTCCATGCTGGTTGCCGGCATTAGGACCAAACCAGAAAGTGAAGCCTTCAAAGGGGTTCTTGGTATCTGCGTTCGCCATTATGCGGCCTCCTTCTGTTCGATCACCGGCAGGACGTAGCGGGTAGAACCGTCATCCTTATCGAATACCCAGGCGGCATCATCCTTATCGCATACCAAGGGGACGGCATCCTTCACCCCGTGAAAGTCATAGCTTAGCCGCCGCAGCATACGGGCGGCATCTTCCAGAGCTTCTGCCATATTATCCATGGCCGACTCTGACGCTTCATGTAGTCCAACCTCTTCCAGAATGATTTCTGCGAAGGCGTAAGGGTTGGTAACGCCAACCTCGGGAAAGCACGTCACAAACCAGTCGCGCGGAGTGATCAACTCACCATCATCCTGCACCAGCGTTGACGTGGTAAGATTGAAGCGCATATCCCCGCTCGGCAGGCGATCCCGTTTCGCTTCGTCCTCGGCCAGCATTGCCTGATACCGTTTCCAGACCGCGCTGCCATAATCTGCCGTGGTGATGGGTGTGCGCAGGTCGTCCATCCGGTCGCCCGCCGTCTTTGCCTCTGCCGCCGCGATCTGGCGCTGTAGGGTCGCCACGGCAGCGGGCAGCGCCCTCATGGCAGCGCGGCGCTCGCCGCCTAGCGCCGTGACCAGTTCCGATTTGCCGAGGGTGGGGCGAAGATGCGCCGGGACTGAAACACGGGCATAGAATCGCCCGCCCTTGATCTTCAAATTCTTCACCTGCCCAGCCATCCGCAGACCTCATTCTGGCACCAACACCGGCACCAAAAGAGGCACTAACCCCAGCAAAGCAAAGGCTTTTTTAGATTTCAATAGGATAAAATGGTGCTGCGAGAGAGGATTGAACTCTCGACCTCTCCCTTACCAAGGGAGTGCTCTACCACTGAGCTACCGCAGCGCCGTGGACGGGGCTTTAGACCGACTGTGCCGGGGGTGCAAGAGGGAAGATCGGGAAAAATGCATTTCGCCGATCGTTGCCGATCGCTGTGCGGCCAGGGCGCCGCCGCTGGACGCAAGCCGGCAAGGACGCTAACAGAAAGCCATGACAAGGACACCCCGCGATCCCCAGGACGACACACGCGAAGCGCGGCTCAAGGCGGCGCTGCGGGCCAATCTTGCGCGACGCAAGGCGCAGGGGCGCGCTCGGGCCGGGACGGCGCAAGAAACCACGAACGAGCAGCACGGGTCGGAGATGCCGCCAAGCAGGCAAGTGCCCGGAAACGAGGAATAGATGGACCAGATCATTGTAAGGGGGAACGGGCCGCTCAAGGGCGAGATCCCGATCGCCGGGGCCAAGAACGCCTGCCTGGCGCTGATGCCGGCGACCCTGCTGACCGACCAGCCCTTGACGCTGACCAATGCGCCGCGGCTGTCGGACATCCGCACCATGACCGCGCTTTTGCAATCGCTTGGGGCCGAGGTCGCCAGTCTTCAGGACGGGCAGGTGCTGGCGCTGTCGAGCCACGACCTGACCAGCCACCGCGCCGATTACGACATCGTGCGCAAGATGCGCGCCTCGATCCTGGTGCTGGGGCCGATGCTGGCGCGGGACGGCCATGCCGAGGTCTCGCTGCCCGGCGGCTGCGCCATCGGGGCGCGGCCCGTGGACCTGCACCTGCGCGCGCTGGAGGCGATGGGGGCGGAGCTCGACCTGCGCGAGGGCTATGTCCATGCCAAGGCGCCTTCGGGCGGGCTCAGGGGCGCGGTGATCGACTTTCCGCTGGTCTCGGTCGGCGCGACCGAGAACGCGCTGATGGCGGCGACGCTGGCGCGGGGCACCACCGTCATCAACAATGCCGCGCGCGAGCCCGAGATCGTGGACCTGGCCGAATGCCTGCGTCGCATGGGCGCGCAGATCGAGGGCGAGGGAACCTCGACCATCACCGTCGAGGGCGTGCAGGCGCTGGGCGGCGCCACGCATCCGGTGGTGACGGACCGGATCGAGCTGGGCACCTACATGCTGGCCCCGGCGATCTGCGGCGGTGAGGTCGAATGCCTGGGCGGCCGCATCGATCTGGTCGCCGCCTTCTGCGAGAAGCTGGACGAGGCCGGCATCGAGGTGGTCGAGACGGCGCGCGGGCTGAAGGTCGCGCGCAAGAACGGCCGTATCCGCGCGGTCGACGTGGTGACAGAGCCCTTCCCCGGTTTCCCGACCGACCTGCAGGCGCAGATGATGGCGCTGCTTTGCACCGCCGAGGGCACCTCGGTGCTGGAGGAGAAGATCTTCGAGAACCGCTTCATGCATGCCCCGGAGCTTGCGCGCATGGGCGCCCGGATCGAGGTGCATGGCGGCCACGCCACCGTCCACGGCGTCGAAAAGCTGCGCGGCGCCCCGGTGATGGCGACCGACCTGCGCGCCTCGGTCAGCCTGATCCTCGCCGGGCTCGCCGCCGAGGGCGAGACCATCGTCAGCCGGGTTTATCACCTCGACCGCGGCTACGAGAAGGTGGTGCGCAAGCTGCGCGGCGTCGGCGCCGATATCGAACGCATCAAGGAGGTTCCCGCCGATGGCTGACGCCCGTTTCACCGATGCCGATCCCGCGCCGCTGGCGCTTATGGCCGGCGACGCCGACGACCTGACCGTGATCTCGACGCTGGTGCAGGACGCGATCCTGCCGGTGACCGAGATCGTCTATGATGGCCGACACCGGCAACTGGCGCTGCTCCTGAACCGTTTCCGCTGGGAGGATGCCGATCTCGCCCGCCGCGACGGCCGCCCCTATGAACGGGTGCGCGCGGTACTGCTGGTCTCGGACGTGCGGCGGGTGCAAAGCGACGGGATCGACCGCACGGACAAGGACCTGATCCTGGAACTTCTGACCCTGACATGGCAGGCGGGCGAGGACGGCACCGGCCTGCTGCTTCTGCAGTTTGCCGGCGACGGCACACTGGCTGTCGAAGCAGAGTGCCTGAATGTCGAACTGCGCGACGTGACGCGGCCTTATATCGCCCCCTCGC
Encoded here:
- a CDS encoding leucyl aminopeptidase, which gives rise to MTHPVEISFTATDVAGLAERPGRIAILVPKTGRLPAGLPRATREAVGRAFASEAWKAVKPGKALELAFPAGLKAESLQIVLLPSGADVATSRAAGASIGARLGKADTLVLAGNHARAAEVALGLALRAYDFSAYKTKKSGNGAAAEGETPAEPAATTSHTGAPQDARLSDAAGTDEPASGPAQGATPRGRVIFMHQDPEALARAATDGAALAEGVFFTRDLVNEPANVLTTSDFADRLLAMRELGLEVEVLEEDELARLGMRALLAVGQGSESPSKVVVMRWNGGGDAAPLALVGKGVVFDTGGISIKPAAGMEEMTMDMGGAGVVAGVMRVLALRRAKANVVGLVGLVENMPDGRAQRPGDIVRSMKGDTIEVINTDAEGRLVLADVLWYAQQRFKPAALVDLATLTGAVIIALGHENAGVFSNDDAFATAVLNAAKAEGEGAWRLPLGPAYDKLIDSRLADIKNTGGRAAGSITAAQFLQRFVGEGMPWVHLDIAGVALPPAETGLAPKGASGWGVMTLDRLVRDRFEKQG
- a CDS encoding DUF2948 family protein, producing the protein MADARFTDADPAPLALMAGDADDLTVISTLVQDAILPVTEIVYDGRHRQLALLLNRFRWEDADLARRDGRPYERVRAVLLVSDVRRVQSDGIDRTDKDLILELLTLTWQAGEDGTGLLLLQFAGDGTLAVEAECLNVELRDVTRPYIAPSRRAPQHPDS
- a CDS encoding DUF6538 domain-containing protein, whose product is MAGQVKNLKIKGGRFYARVSVPAHLRPTLGKSELVTALGGERRAAMRALPAAVATLQRQIAAAEAKTAGDRMDDLRTPITTADYGSAVWKRYQAMLAEDEAKRDRLPSGDMRFNLTTSTLVQDDGELITPRDWFVTCFPEVGVTNPYAFAEIILEEVGLHEASESAMDNMAEALEDAARMLRRLSYDFHGVKDAVPLVCDKDDAAWVFDKDDGSTRYVLPVIEQKEAA
- the murA gene encoding UDP-N-acetylglucosamine 1-carboxyvinyltransferase encodes the protein MDQIIVRGNGPLKGEIPIAGAKNACLALMPATLLTDQPLTLTNAPRLSDIRTMTALLQSLGAEVASLQDGQVLALSSHDLTSHRADYDIVRKMRASILVLGPMLARDGHAEVSLPGGCAIGARPVDLHLRALEAMGAELDLREGYVHAKAPSGGLRGAVIDFPLVSVGATENALMAATLARGTTVINNAAREPEIVDLAECLRRMGAQIEGEGTSTITVEGVQALGGATHPVVTDRIELGTYMLAPAICGGEVECLGGRIDLVAAFCEKLDEAGIEVVETARGLKVARKNGRIRAVDVVTEPFPGFPTDLQAQMMALLCTAEGTSVLEEKIFENRFMHAPELARMGARIEVHGGHATVHGVEKLRGAPVMATDLRASVSLILAGLAAEGETIVSRVYHLDRGYEKVVRKLRGVGADIERIKEVPADG
- a CDS encoding DNA polymerase III subunit chi, giving the protein MGSALFYHLTRSGPAQLLPMLIGKSLQAGWRVELRGRDRARQVVLDERLWLDEGFLPHGLAGGPHDARQPVLLTVEGQAAVNAPRCLIALDGAAVSGAECLALERACIVFDGNDPEALERARTQWRALKAEDIAAEYWSEAGGRWERKQ